The DNA region AGCCGATCGCGACCATGCCGAGCGCCGACGCAACCGAGATTGCGCCGCTCAGCCAGCCGATCTCGGTGGTGGTCGCCACGCCGACGCGCTTGAGCAGCGTCGGCGTCCACAACAGGATGGTGTTGAGCGAGCAGAAGAACGCGAAATAGATGAAGGACAACAGATAGACGCGCGGCTCGCGCAGCGCCGCCGCGAAGCTGCTTGTCGTGTTCGGGGCGGCGGCGCGATCGCGGGCGAGATCGCTTGCCACCTGCCGTCGCTCGTCGGCGCTGAGCCAGTTCGCGGCATGTGGCCCGTCGGCGAGATAAAGATACGCGGCGATGCCGAGTAGCAGGGCTGGAACGCCTTCGAGGATGAACAGCCACTGCCAGCCGTGCAGGCCATGGACGCCCTGCATGTGATCCATGATCAGGCCCGACAGCGGCCCCGCGATGACGCCGCCGAGCGGCACCGCCATCACGAACAGGCTGGTCATGCGGCCGCGCACGCGATCCGGAAACCAAAGCGTCAGGTAGTACAGGATGCCGGGGAAGAAGCCGCCCTCGGCGGCGCCGAGCAGGAAGCGCAGCAGATAGAGGTGATACTGGTTCTGCACCAGCGCGAGCAGCACGGTCACAGCGCCCCACAGCACCATGATGCGCAGCAGGGTCTTGCGGACGCCGATCCTGACCAGCAGCAGATTGCTCGGCACTTCGAGCGCGACATAGCCGACCGAGAAAATGCCGGCGGCAAGCCCGAACACCGCGTCATCAATATTGAGGTCGTGCAGGAATTGCAGCTTGGCAAAGCCGATGTTGAAGCGATCGATGATCGCCACCGTGTAGCACGCCAGCAGGAACGGGATCAGGCGCCAGGCGATCCGTCCATAGAGCCGCGATTGGGCCGCATCCTGCATGAAAGTCTCCTCAGTGATTATTTTGATTGTTTGTTGGTGCGGCGACGACGGTGCGCTCCCTCGCCCCGTTCTTACGGGAGCGAGACGAGCGAAGCTCGCTCTGAGAGGGTTGGGGTGAGGGGCTGTCTCCGCATAACGCGGCGACAGCTGAGCCCGCGGAGACTCCCCCTCACCCGGAACGCATCTGCGATGCGTTCCGGTCTCTCCCCGCACGCGGGGCGAGGCTAAGGTCTGTTAGCCCGCCTTCGCGTTCGGAAACTCCAGCATCGCTTCGCCGGCGGCGACCGTCTCGCCGCGCTGGTTCTGCACGGCGACGTCGATCAGCACCCAGCGCGATTTGGCGGTCGTCTGCTTGGCCTTGATGGTGCCGGCGGGGCGGATCGTGTCGCCGGGTTTCACCGGCTTCAGCCAACGCGTCTCGAGCCTGCGATGGATCGCGCCGGCGGGCAGGGCCCAGTCGGTCAGCATGCGCGAGATCAGGCCGAAATTGTTCATGCCATGCATGATGATGCCGCCGAAATTGGTCTTGCCGAAATCGCCCTTCATGTAGTTGTCGTCGAGATGCAGCGGGTTGTAGTCGAGCGATGCATCGCAGAACAGGCGGATCGATTCGCGCGAGACCGCGAAGGCGGGGCCGTCGATGGTGTCGCCGGCCTTGAGAGCATCGAAATTCGCTGTGGTCATCGTGATCCTCCTTAGATCGGACGGATGGTCTGGCCGCGACCCGAGCAGATCACGTCGCCATGCTGGTTGAAGAAGACGTTGTCGTGCACCACGAATAGCCGCTCGCGCTTGATGAACTTGTCGAGCGCGCGGGCCTGCAGGGTGATGGTGTCGCCGGGGCGGGCAGGGATGTTGTAGCTCCACGACTGCCCGGCATTGACGGTGCCCGGCGAGCGCATCCAGTCGTCGGCCGGCGTGCAGGCGAACATCAGCAGAATATGAATCGCAGGCGGGGCGATCAGTCCGCCATGGGGCCCGGCCTTCGCGGCCGCTTCGTCGAGATAGAGCGGATTGGTCTCGCCGACCGCACGGCAGTACAGCGCGATCGCTTCCTGCGTGAGCAGGTAGGGCAGCGTCTTGCGCGGCTCGCCGGGGACGATGTCGTCCCACACCTTGCGCAGCTTCGCGTCCTTCCAGAAATCGGTTTCGAACGGGGTGGCCGCAGAACTTTCTGCTTGCGCCATCGAGGATCCTCCTGCTATTCAGTTCGCCAGGCGAACAGTTCATTCGCTGTGTGAATTGACGCTAGCGCGGTCGGGAGCCCCTGACAAGCGGGCAGCGCCGCGTCATGTGCAGGCAGCCATGCGGGCTGCGATGTGATGAGCAGAACGACAGCCCGAACCAGATGACGCCATGAGCAAGGAGAGTGACGGCTTCGTGCGTGCGATCGCGCGCGGCTTCTCGATCATCGAGGCGCTCGGCAAGCCGCCGGGCCGGCACACGCTGGCGGAGGCCGCCGACACCGCAGGTCTCAACCGCGCCACCGCACGCCGCATCCTCGCGACCCTGGTGGCGCTGAAATATTGCGCCTCGGATGGACGCTATTTCAGCTTGCGGCCGCGCGCGCTCGGGCTCGGCCTGTCCTATCTCAATGCATTGCCTTATTGGGCGCATGCGCAGCGCGCGCTGGAGAATTTGCGCAACGAGATCGGCGAGTCCTGCGCGATGGCGGTGCTTGATGAGGATGAGATCGTCTATGCGCTGCGTCTGCCGGCGCGGCGGATTCTGTCGGCCAATCTCGGCGTCGGCAGCCGGCTGCCCGCGCATCTGGTGTCGCTCGGCCGCGTCATGCTCGCGGCGCTCCCGCCAGGCACCCGCGAGGCTTATCTTGCGACCGGCGGCTTCAAGCAGGTCACGCCGCGCACCGTGACCGATCCGGAGCGTCTCGGCGAATTGCTCGCACGGGCCGAGAGCGACGGCTACGCCTGGGTCGATGGCGAGCTCGATCCCGCGATCTGCGGCATCGCCGTGCCGCTGCGCGACCCGGCCGGCGCGGTGGTCGCGGCGCTCAGCGTCAACACGATTTCGGGCACGGTCAGCGAGGCCGGCGCGCGCAAGAAATTTCTGCTGCCGCTGCGCCGCACCGCACAGGAGATCCGCAGCCAGATGCTCACCTCAGGCTAGGTGCGCACACGCTCTGGATCAGTCATTGTTTCCGATCACCTCGCCTGCTTAGATCGCGGAGCCGAGCCCGGCCTGGCGCTCGGGGTGCAGTATCCGGGTTTCGGCTGGAGCGATTGCCATGAACAAGATTGTTCTCACGCTGCTTGTGTCCGCCGCGCTCTGCGCGTCATTGCCGCTGCGGGCCAATGCTGAACTCGATGTCGCCGCGCTGAAGGGCGCCATCGAGAAGTCGGTCGAGGCGGACTATCCGAAACTCGACGCGCTCTACAAGGACCTTCACGCCCACCCCGAGATCGCGTTTCAGGAGGAGAAGACCGCGGCCAAACTGGCTGCCGAGATGCGGGCGCTGGGCTTCGACGTGACGGAGCACGTCGGCAAGACCGGGCTGGTCGCGATCTACAGGAACGGCGAGGGCCCCACCATCATGGTGCGCACCGAACTCGATGCGCTGCCGATGGAAGAGAAGACCGGCCTTCCCTATGCCAGCCACGACAAGACCACATGGCAGGGACGGGAAACCTTCGTGGCCCACAGCTGCGGCCACGACATCCACATGGCGAGCTGGGTGGGCGCGGCCAAGACTCTGGTCGGCCTGAAAGACCAATGGCACGGCACGCTGATGTTCATCGCCCAGCCGGCTGAAGAAATCGTGGCGGGCGCCAAGGCGATGCTGGCGGATGGTCTGTTCACGAAGTTTCCAAAGCCGAATTTCGGCTTCGCGTTGCACGATGGCCCGTTCGCCTATGGAACGGTGCGCTATCGCGTCGGGATCGGCTCATCCGCCGCCGATGGCCTCTACATCAAATTCCGCGGCCGCGGCGGGCACGGGGCCGTGCCACAGGCGACCATCGATCCCGTGATGATGGCCGCGCGCTTTGTCGTCGATGTTCAGAGCGTGATCAGCCGCGAAAAGGACCCGACCGAATTCGGCGTGGTCAGCATCGGCGCAATTCACGGCGGCACCGCGTCAAACATCATTCCTGACGATGTGGTGCTGCTCGGCACCATTCGCACCTTCAAGCCCGAGGTGCGCGCCAAGATGCTCGCAGGCATCGAGCGGACGGCGAAGGCGGTCGCCGCCATGTCGAATGCGCCGGAGCCTGAGATCAACCTGGCCGAAGGGACCAAGGCCGTGATCAACGATCCCGACGTGGTCGGCACGGCGGAAAAGGTGCTGAAGGCGGCGTTTGGCGACAAGTTCGCAACCTCGCCGCCCGGCACGCCCAGCGAGGATTATTCGGAATTCGTCAGCGCCGGTGTGCCGTCGATGTTCTTCAATATCGGTGTCTACGAGCCGGAGCGCGTCGCCGCGGCGCGGGCGGGCAGCGGCCCGCCATTGCCCACCAACCACTCGCCGCTGTTCGCGCCGGTGCCGGAGCCGACCATCAAGACCGGTGTCGAGGCCATGACGCTTGCCGTGTTGAGCGCGTTCGACCGGCAGGCGCGAGGAAATTAGCCGTCTGCGGCCGGGTGCGCCCAGGAGATTCTGCTGCCGCTGCGCCGCATGTTCTCGCCGTGCCAAAACTTGCAGACCGGTTGCTCAACTTGCTGGAGGATTCTTGTGGCAGACCCAATCCGCGCCCCTTTCTACCACGACGGAATGCGTGAGTTGCAGGACCGCTTCGACGGTCGTCGCGTCGCCGACGGCCTCGAGAAGCATCGCCTCCACTTCGAATTCTGGGAACAGGAGCGCAAGCTCATCGAGGAGACGCGATTCTTTTTCATCGCGACGAGCTATCAGGATAACGTCGATTGTTCGATGCGTTGTGGCGATCCCGGCTTCGTGAAGATCACGGGGCCCGACACGCTTGAATACCCCGAGTATGACGGCAACAACATGTACCGCACACTCGGCAATATTCACCGCAACCCGAACGTCGGGTTGCTGTTTGTGCGCCTCGACGGCAAGACGTTTCGCGCGCGCATCCGAGGCAAGGCAACGATCCACGACGGCGCGGACACGCTTGCCCGGCATCATGGTGCGAAGCTTGTCGTCAGCGTCAAATGCGAAATCTTTCCGAATTGCCCGCGCTACATTCCGGACATGATGGGCGCGTCAGCGGATGTGGCGGCGAATCCGTTCGTTCCTCGGCCCGGCTACGAGCCGCCCGCACCGGAATGGAAGAGCCGGGATTACCTCAAAGACGTACTTTCGAAATACGATCCGCATCGGAAACGCGACGCATAGCGGGCGGGCTCCTCGTGGCAAGAGCGGATATTGCTCTGCGCCGCGCTTCGAGGGCAAAGCGGACGCGGCTTCCAATCTTGCGCGCCCCAAGCGGATATGGGATCGGCGGAGCAACACTTGGTCAAGGCAGCGGCGCCATGTAGGGAATGCTGCCGACCAATACGAACACCTGAACCGCATTGCATAGCATGCCGCCCCAATGCAGCCGGCGCAGCCGCCGCACCGCGGTGGGATCGCCAAGGTCTCTCGCGTCCGCCTCGGCATCGAGCCGCCGCAGGAACCATCGGCGTGCCAGCACCGCGAAGGCCGCGATCAAGGCGATGCCAAGCGCGACAGCCGGCCGGCCCGCCGCGGCGAAGGCGAGCGTTCCGATCACACCGGAGACCGTCAGCACCAGGAAGTAGGCATTGAACATGCCGCGCAGCAGGCGGGTGACGGGCGGGACGTCGAGCTTCACGAGCAGGAACGCGGGGGCCGCGAGCAAGAAGTAGCCCATCGGCACCAGCAGGATGATGGTGGAGAACAAGACCGCTTGATCCGGCGTCATGCAGCCGCGCCCTTCTTTGAAGGCTAGGGGATTTCGGTGCGGAAACCTGAAGGAGTATCCGCATGAGAAATCCGCGGCACTATTGGGCTTTGGTCGGATGTGATCCGTCCGGCCAGACGTTGGCGAATGGACGAGGCCACCCGGCCCCCATGTCCTGGGCACATTCGGCATCCCATTTGCGAATGCAGGGCCCAGGCCAGAGGCATGCCACATCTGTTGGGTGGACCGGCTCTTGCATGCTAGACAGGACTTACGTCCAACCTCTGAGGCCAGAATTCTCATGCCCATCGTGAACCGCGTCGCCGATCTGCAACCCGATATCCAGGCCTGGCGCCGCAACATCCATGAAAACCCCGAACTGCTCTACGACGTGCACCGCACTGCATCATTCGTGGCCGACCGGCTGCGTGAATTCGGCTGCGACGAGGTCGTGACCGGGCTCGGCAAGACCGGCGTGGTCGGGGTCATCAAGGGCAAGAAGGGGGCGGCCAAGGGCGACGTCAAGGTGATCGGCCTGCGCGCCGACATGGACGCGCTGCCGATCCACGAGGAAACCAACCTGCCTTACGCTTCGAAGACGCCGGGCAAGATGCACGCCTGCGGCCATGACGGCCACACCGCGATGCTGCTCGGCGCAGCACGCTATCTCGCCGAGACGCGCAATTTCGCCGGCGATGCGGTCGTGATCTTCCAGCCGGCCGAGGAGGGTGGGGCCGGCGCGGCCGCCATGATCAAGGACGGCTTGATGGACCGCTTCGGCGTCCAGCAGGTTTACGGCATGCACAACGGTCCGGGGATTCCGATCGGCTCGTTCGCGATCCGCTCCGGCCCGATCATGGCGTCCACCGACGAGGTCAATATCAACATTGAGGGGCTCGGCGGCCACGCCGCGCGGCCGCACAAATGCATCGATTCGGTGATGGTCGGCGCGCAACTGATCACCGCGCTGCAGTCGATCGTGTCGCGCAGCGTCGATCCGCTCGATTCCGCCGTGATCTCGATCTGCGAATTCCACGCCGGCAATGCCCGCAACGTGATTCCGCAGACCGCGGTCTTGCGCGGCACCGTCCGCACCCTGACCCCGGAGGTCCGGCAATTGATCGAGAAGCGCATCGGCGAAGTGGTCAAGGGCGTGGCGCAATTGACCGGCGCGCGGATTGATCTCGACTACAAGCGCGGCTATCCCGTCACCGTCAACCACGCCTCGCAGACCGAATTCGCGACCCGCATCGCCAAGGAAGTGGCCGGGGACGGCAATGTGCATCCGATGCCGCCGCTGATGGGTGGCGAGGATTTTTCGTACATGCTGGAAGCGCGGCCCGGCGCCTTCATCTTCTGCGGCAACGGCGACAGCGCCGGCCTGCATCACCCCGCCTATAATTTCAACGACGAGGCGATCGTTTACGGCACCTCGTATTTCGTGAAGATCGTGGAGGACGCGCTGGCGGCGTGATCCTTGCCGTTGGTCGCTGCGCTACCTCTCAATCGGCATTGCCTGCGACAAACGTGAAGCGTTTGCGCAAGGGAGCGTGGCGACGAAGCAATCCATGCTTCAGCGAGCGAAGAGATGGATTGCTTCGCGGAGCCGCTCATCGGGCGCGCGTTCGCGCGACCCGTTGGCTCGCAATGACGAGCCAGTGCGCGTACTCATGAGTTCTCATGATGTCCGCTTCGCTCCGCTAACGGCCGCTTTGTGCAGCAGCAGTAAATGACGCGAGGGGCCAGAAGGCGACGTCGCTGACGCGCCACATGTCGCCGGCGACGTCTTCGAGTGAGCTGCCTAGCCGTGAAGTTGCGAGTTGAGGCCGTCCCAATTTGCTGTGCGTCTGGTTGCCTCGAGAGCGCCGCTCTGGGAGTTGCGACGAAACAGAAGGCCCTTCTGGCCTGAGAGTTCTTTGGCTTTCAGCACTCGGCCATCTTCCAAAAGGATGCGCGCGCCTGCCGTGACATAACAGCCCGCCTCGACGATACAATCGTCACCCAATGAAATGCCGATACCGGCGTTGGCGCCGATCAGGCAGCGCTCACCAACTGTAATCCGCTCTTTCCCGCCCCCGGACAGAGTGCCCATGATCGACGCTCCGCCACCAACGTCGCTGCCGCTTCCCACAACCACACCGGCGCTTATCCGGCCTTCGACCATGCAGGGACCGAGCGTACCTGCATTAAAATTGCAAAAGCCTTCATGCATGACGGTCGTGCCCGGCGCCAAATACGCTCCGAGCCTTACGCGATCCGCATCTGCAATTCTCACGTCCGCAGGCGTCACATAGTCAGTCATGCGCGGAAACTTATCCACGCCTGTCACCTCAAACGCGAGGGCGCGCTTTCGTGCTATCAGTCGTGCGTCCGGTACACGAGAGCATTCACAGGGACCGAGGGTCGTCCAGGCAACGTTAGGTAACTGACTGAAAATTCCATCAAGGTTCAGGCAATTCGGCTGAACGAGCCGGTGGCTCAGTAGATGGAGTCGAAGATATGCGTCGTGCACATCAGTTGGCGCAGATGCAAGGGAGCCAATTTCCGTACGGATTGGAACGATGTCGACATTGCGGACGTCGTCGTGTCGCGCATATCCGTCTGCCGACTCACCCAACGATCTGTTGAGCTCGTCCTTCGTCAGCCGTACCGTTGCCGCCTTGTCGGCCTCCGCGACCAGGCGCAGCTGAAGGAACCAGGAATCCAACACGCGACCGTCAGCGGCAATCGTCGCAAATCCCTCGCCGCTCGCGCCCCTCAGCTCTATCGCCATTTGCATGCTCTCATTACGACCCTGCACATAGTGCATACGCGAGTTCTCCTGGAATTGGCAACTTCTGCACGCTCAGACACGTCCGCTTTGGGCCATTTTCGACGGATTGAGCGCCGACAGGTGGTGTCCGCTTCTGGCCGTAGGCCTGGGCCGGGCCGAGGGCGTTGCGTCTGGCTGCGGCCTAATGAGTCCGCGTCCCGGACGACCTCACGCATCCCATCGCACCGGCAGCGTCACCGGTCCGCGGAACGCCCAGCCGCGGACGACAGGCGGCGCCTCCGCGCGGAGGCGCAAGTTGGGCAAGCGCGCGAACAGCATCGGCACCACGATCTTGCCGACGGTGAGCCGCGACACCCAGGTGCCGGCGCAGAAATGCGGTCCGGCGCCGAACGCCAGATGCGATTGCTTCGGTCGCGTCACGTCAAAACGATCGGGCTCGGCGAAGCGATTGCCGTCGCGGTTCGCGGCGCCGACGCAGAGCCCGATCTGAAGGCCCTCGGGCAGCGTGGTGCCGGAAAGATCGACATCGCGCGTGACGCGGCGCGGATACATGCCGATCGGCGAGATCCAGCGCACCGCTTCCTCGAGCGCAGCGGGCCATAGTTCCGGCTTCGCCAGCACGCTGTCCTTCTGCGCCGGGTTTTGCAGAAGACCGAGCACGAGGGTCAGGATCGCATCGCGCGGCTCGTTCAGCCCGCCGCCGATGATCACCTTGATGTTGGCGCGGATTCCCTCGATCGGCATCGGCGGATCGGCGTTGACCATCGAGGACAGGATCGAGGGGGTGGGATGGCTGCGGTGATCATCGAGCACCGCGTCGATCGCGGCGTCGACATCGGCGCTGGCCTGCATCGCCTTGCGCTCGATCCCGGCATCGGCAGCGTAATTGCCCGCGCCGTCGATCAGCGCCTGTGACCAGTCGGCCAGGGTCTGCCACGGCATCGCGCGAAAGCCGATCATCGCCATCAGGCTGCGCGAAGCCATCGGCGCGGCCAGCGCTGAGAACAGATCGGCCTCATCGGCCGCGGATAGGGCATCGATCAGCTCTTGCGCGATCGCGGTGAATTTCGGCGCCCAATACTCCTTGATCGTGGCCGGGCGGAACGAGGGCTCGATCGCCTTGCGGCCGATCGCGTGCTCGGCGCCGTCCTTGCGCATGAAGGTCGGCCCCATCACCTTGTTGACCAGCGAGGTCGGATTATCGGCCGAGTAGGTCGCGGGGTCGCGCTCGATCCGTACGATGTCGTCGAAGCGCGTCACCAGTGTCAGCCTCGCGGGCTCGACGAACACCGCCGGCGCCAGCTCGCGCAGGCGGCGGAAGATCGGATAGGGGTCGTCGAGCAGATCCGGATACGCGATGTCGGTGACGACGGGCACGGTGCTGGTCATTGGTCCTCCCGGAGCGCTTTTTCGCGAAGCCTAGCGCCAGCTCCAGCAATCGTTCAATTCGATGGGATCGATATAGGCCATCGAAATATTCCATGACATCGTGCTAGGTTGGGCCGCCAGCAAGGCGGGAGGTGCAGCGTGGCGGCCAATTCCTCGATCGATCCGATCGACATCGGGACCTTGCGGACGCTTGTACTGGTCTACGATTTGCAGTCGTTCTCTGCGGCGGCCAAGCGGCTCGACGTCAACCAGTCCACCATCAGCTACGCGGTCGAGCGGCTGCGCGGCGCGCTCGGTGATCCCTTGTTCGTCCGCAACGGCAATGGCGTGACCGCCACCGAACGCTGCGCGGCGCTGGTCGCCTGGGCGCGGGACATGATCGGCGAGATCGATGGGCTCGCCTCACCGGCTGAATTCGATCCGGCGACGGCGCAGGGCAGCGTGACGATCTCCTGCAACTATCACGAACGCCAGACCCTGATGCCGCAGTTCACTGCGCGGCTGCGTTCCGGCGCACCACGGGTCCGTCTCGTCCTGCTCGATGCCGCGGGCCATGGCGACATCCATCTCAAGCAGAACCAGTGCGACATCGTGCTCGGTCCGGTCGGGGTGGTCGGCGAAAGCTTCTTTCGGCGCCATATCCTCACCGATCACTATGTCTGCGTGATGGATCCGGCCAATCCGCTGGCACGCGGCCGGATCGCATTGTCGGCCTACGGCAAGGCCGAACACGTCTTTATCACCCATAGCGGCGAGTGGCAGCCGCTCTATCTCGAGGCCCTCGAGGCGAGGGAGATCGAGATTGAGCCCGCGGTCAGCCTTCCGAACCACGACAGTCTGGAGCGCATCGTCGCCGGCACAAGGCTGGTCGCGACGATCCCGCATCACCTGGCGCGGGCGATGGGCGGCGGCCTGCACGTCGCTTCGCTGCCGTTCCGCGTGCCGATCTCGATCGACATGTACTGGAGCGCCCGGACGGCCAAATCCGGCCTGCACAAATGGGCGCGCGGACTGCTGGCGGAGGTCGCGAAAGTGTACGCCGCCTGAGCGCGCCGCGACCGTCAAAAAGCAAAAGGCCCGCACCTGACGTGCGGGCCTTCGTCCGGTGCGATGCCGCGCCGAAAGCGTGTCGCATCAGAACACGTGGTAGAACACGTAGTACAGACAGCCCGAGATGATCATCGCGGCCGGCAGGGTCAGCACCCAGGCCATCGCGATGTTGCGGATCGTCGCCCATTGCAGACCGGAGCCGTTGGCGGCCATGGTGCCGGCGATGCCTGACGACAGCACGTGCGTGGTCGAGACCGGCAGGCCGTAGCCGTCGGCCGCCGCGATCGTCGCGGCTGCCGTGATCTCGGCGCAGGCGCCCTGCGCGTAGGTCAGGTGGGTCTTGCCGATCTTCTCGCCGACGGTGACGACGATCCGCTTCCAGCCGACCATGGTGCCGAGGCCGAGTGCGATGGCGACGGCGAACTTCACCCAGCTCGGGATGAACTTGGTCGCGGCATCGAGCGAGCCCTTGTACTCGTTCAGCGTGGCGACGTCGGCGGCTGTCAGCTCGGCTTCCTTGTCCTTCATCAGGAAGCGAATCGCCTCGGACGCCAGGTACATGTCGTTACGGGTGTTGCCGACCGCGTCAGCCGGGAACTTGGCCAGCGAGCCATACTGGGCGACTTGCTGTCCAATGTCGCGCACCAGCACCGCCAGCGACGGATAGGTGCCTTCGTTGATCTGGTGCTGCGCGACGTAGTTGGTCACGGCCGGGCGCGGATTGCCGATCACGTTGTAACCGGCGGCCTTGCCTTCGATGACCTTGCTGGCCGAGGTGGAATGCGCGGCGAACTGCTCGATCTGGCTCGCGGGCAGGGCGCGGTTCAGCGC from Bradyrhizobium sp. B124 includes:
- a CDS encoding MFS transporter: MQDAAQSRLYGRIAWRLIPFLLACYTVAIIDRFNIGFAKLQFLHDLNIDDAVFGLAAGIFSVGYVALEVPSNLLLVRIGVRKTLLRIMVLWGAVTVLLALVQNQYHLYLLRFLLGAAEGGFFPGILYYLTLWFPDRVRGRMTSLFVMAVPLGGVIAGPLSGLIMDHMQGVHGLHGWQWLFILEGVPALLLGIAAYLYLADGPHAANWLSADERRQVASDLARDRAAAPNTTSSFAAALREPRVYLLSFIYFAFFCSLNTILLWTPTLLKRVGVATTTEIGWLSGAISVASALGMVAIGYSSDRTRERRWHVVACGLVAAACFIALQAAQGSILLTVTLLAIASVGIFAILSLFWTIPNAMLEGSAAAGGIALISAIGSFGGAVCPALIGWMNVATGSIYAPLALVGALLAIGMLTLILCVPRPGPEVTLAEPSRP
- a CDS encoding MaoC family dehydratase, translated to MTTANFDALKAGDTIDGPAFAVSRESIRLFCDASLDYNPLHLDDNYMKGDFGKTNFGGIIMHGMNNFGLISRMLTDWALPAGAIHRRLETRWLKPVKPGDTIRPAGTIKAKQTTAKSRWVLIDVAVQNQRGETVAAGEAMLEFPNAKAG
- the dapD gene encoding 2,3,4,5-tetrahydropyridine-2,6-dicarboxylate N-succinyltransferase translates to MHYVQGRNESMQMAIELRGASGEGFATIAADGRVLDSWFLQLRLVAEADKAATVRLTKDELNRSLGESADGYARHDDVRNVDIVPIRTEIGSLASAPTDVHDAYLRLHLLSHRLVQPNCLNLDGIFSQLPNVAWTTLGPCECSRVPDARLIARKRALAFEVTGVDKFPRMTDYVTPADVRIADADRVRLGAYLAPGTTVMHEGFCNFNAGTLGPCMVEGRISAGVVVGSGSDVGGGASIMGTLSGGGKERITVGERCLIGANAGIGISLGDDCIVEAGCYVTAGARILLEDGRVLKAKELSGQKGLLFRRNSQSGALEATRRTANWDGLNSQLHG
- a CDS encoding M20 aminoacylase family protein is translated as MPIVNRVADLQPDIQAWRRNIHENPELLYDVHRTASFVADRLREFGCDEVVTGLGKTGVVGVIKGKKGAAKGDVKVIGLRADMDALPIHEETNLPYASKTPGKMHACGHDGHTAMLLGAARYLAETRNFAGDAVVIFQPAEEGGAGAAAMIKDGLMDRFGVQQVYGMHNGPGIPIGSFAIRSGPIMASTDEVNINIEGLGGHAARPHKCIDSVMVGAQLITALQSIVSRSVDPLDSAVISICEFHAGNARNVIPQTAVLRGTVRTLTPEVRQLIEKRIGEVVKGVAQLTGARIDLDYKRGYPVTVNHASQTEFATRIAKEVAGDGNVHPMPPLMGGEDFSYMLEARPGAFIFCGNGDSAGLHHPAYNFNDEAIVYGTSYFVKIVEDALAA
- a CDS encoding amidohydrolase, which produces MNKIVLTLLVSAALCASLPLRANAELDVAALKGAIEKSVEADYPKLDALYKDLHAHPEIAFQEEKTAAKLAAEMRALGFDVTEHVGKTGLVAIYRNGEGPTIMVRTELDALPMEEKTGLPYASHDKTTWQGRETFVAHSCGHDIHMASWVGAAKTLVGLKDQWHGTLMFIAQPAEEIVAGAKAMLADGLFTKFPKPNFGFALHDGPFAYGTVRYRVGIGSSAADGLYIKFRGRGGHGAVPQATIDPVMMAARFVVDVQSVISREKDPTEFGVVSIGAIHGGTASNIIPDDVVLLGTIRTFKPEVRAKMLAGIERTAKAVAAMSNAPEPEINLAEGTKAVINDPDVVGTAEKVLKAAFGDKFATSPPGTPSEDYSEFVSAGVPSMFFNIGVYEPERVAAARAGSGPPLPTNHSPLFAPVPEPTIKTGVEAMTLAVLSAFDRQARGN
- a CDS encoding pyridoxamine 5'-phosphate oxidase family protein, giving the protein MADPIRAPFYHDGMRELQDRFDGRRVADGLEKHRLHFEFWEQERKLIEETRFFFIATSYQDNVDCSMRCGDPGFVKITGPDTLEYPEYDGNNMYRTLGNIHRNPNVGLLFVRLDGKTFRARIRGKATIHDGADTLARHHGAKLVVSVKCEIFPNCPRYIPDMMGASADVAANPFVPRPGYEPPAPEWKSRDYLKDVLSKYDPHRKRDA
- a CDS encoding LysR family transcriptional regulator, with protein sequence MAANSSIDPIDIGTLRTLVLVYDLQSFSAAAKRLDVNQSTISYAVERLRGALGDPLFVRNGNGVTATERCAALVAWARDMIGEIDGLASPAEFDPATAQGSVTISCNYHERQTLMPQFTARLRSGAPRVRLVLLDAAGHGDIHLKQNQCDIVLGPVGVVGESFFRRHILTDHYVCVMDPANPLARGRIALSAYGKAEHVFITHSGEWQPLYLEALEAREIEIEPAVSLPNHDSLERIVAGTRLVATIPHHLARAMGGGLHVASLPFRVPISIDMYWSARTAKSGLHKWARGLLAEVAKVYAA
- a CDS encoding cytochrome P450, whose amino-acid sequence is MTSTVPVVTDIAYPDLLDDPYPIFRRLRELAPAVFVEPARLTLVTRFDDIVRIERDPATYSADNPTSLVNKVMGPTFMRKDGAEHAIGRKAIEPSFRPATIKEYWAPKFTAIAQELIDALSAADEADLFSALAAPMASRSLMAMIGFRAMPWQTLADWSQALIDGAGNYAADAGIERKAMQASADVDAAIDAVLDDHRSHPTPSILSSMVNADPPMPIEGIRANIKVIIGGGLNEPRDAILTLVLGLLQNPAQKDSVLAKPELWPAALEEAVRWISPIGMYPRRVTRDVDLSGTTLPEGLQIGLCVGAANRDGNRFAEPDRFDVTRPKQSHLAFGAGPHFCAGTWVSRLTVGKIVVPMLFARLPNLRLRAEAPPVVRGWAFRGPVTLPVRWDA
- a CDS encoding MaoC family dehydratase produces the protein MAQAESSAATPFETDFWKDAKLRKVWDDIVPGEPRKTLPYLLTQEAIALYCRAVGETNPLYLDEAAAKAGPHGGLIAPPAIHILLMFACTPADDWMRSPGTVNAGQSWSYNIPARPGDTITLQARALDKFIKRERLFVVHDNVFFNQHGDVICSGRGQTIRPI
- a CDS encoding IclR family transcriptional regulator C-terminal domain-containing protein; this translates as MSKESDGFVRAIARGFSIIEALGKPPGRHTLAEAADTAGLNRATARRILATLVALKYCASDGRYFSLRPRALGLGLSYLNALPYWAHAQRALENLRNEIGESCAMAVLDEDEIVYALRLPARRILSANLGVGSRLPAHLVSLGRVMLAALPPGTREAYLATGGFKQVTPRTVTDPERLGELLARAESDGYAWVDGELDPAICGIAVPLRDPAGAVVAALSVNTISGTVSEAGARKKFLLPLRRTAQEIRSQMLTSG